CTGTGTCACTTTGCAGGTAATTTTTTTGTAAATTTTAAGTAAAACCCGAACATTATCTTTACATCACTTGGAAAAAGGATGCTTTTTTACTCATTTGCCGTTATAATCAAAAATAACAAAACACTCATTTGAGAAAGGAAGCTTTTATGAAACAGCTATTTGATAAAAGCCAGTTAAAAGAAGCAATTGCAACCAATAATTTACAAGATTATTTAAGTACAGATTTACTTTCAATTGCAACTTTATGTACCTTTGAAAAAGATGAAGATCTCATTCAAGCGGGAACAGCTTCGAAGTACCTATATTTTCTAGTGGAAGGAAGTGCGATGGTCTATTCATTTACCTACGATACACAAAACATTTGTATCAATTACTGCTATGAAGCAACCATTATCGGAGAAGCCTCTTCTTTGTGGGAAACAACACCCAGTAGCAGCGTTAAAGCCATGACCCCTTGCACTTGTGTTTGCATTAACTTGAAGCAATACCGGTCTATTTTGCAAAATGATTTGCGCTTTTTAAAACATACCTGTCAGCTGCTTAGCTACCGCTTAAACACAGGGATTAATCTGGCCAATTCCTTAAGTGAACCCGTCGAAACTAGACTAGCCCGTTTTATTTTAGAACATGAAAAAGATGAACTTTTTTCTTTCCAACTTAATAATTGTGCGGCTATTTTAAATGTTAGTTACCGTCATTTGCTGCGCACCATGACTAATTTTAAAGATCAGGGCATTTTGCAAAAAGTTCGCGGTGGCTACCGAATTTTAAAACGCAGTCAGTTACTTGCCCTGACTGCTTGAATTTACACTTGGTATCTAGCTAGGCAGTAATTTTTTTCGTCATATTTTACTGTATGAAGCAACAAAATAATTTGCGCCATTACCAAAAATGAGTAAGCTATTTTTAAGCCGAATTTGCTTTAAGAAGTGGTAAAATCAATTGAAGTCTAATAACCTAAAATCAAATTATCGAAGGGAAAAACTAGTAAATGAAACCTACACTTGCTGATGACATTAATACTTTAGCTGCCTTTTGTACGCTGCGGGATATTCCAGCTTTAACACAAGCTAATTTGCAGATAGCTTATAATTTTCCCCAGGCAGATGCCTTCGTTTTATTTGGCGGCACTATTCTAGCTGGTATTGAACCTTTAGTAACTGCGATGAAAAACCAAGTCGCAAAAAAGTATCTGATTGTCGGCGGACAAGGCCATACAACTGATGCGCTGCGGGATAAAATAAGGCAAGCATATCCGATGATTGCAACAGACAAGAGTGAAGCAGAAATGTTTAATGACATTTTGTATCTAAAATTAGGCCAAACTGCGGACTACTTAGAAGTTCAATCAACGAATTGCGGCAATAATATCACCAATCTATTGAAACTATTGACCAAAAACAAACTGCCAAAAAAATCACTTATTTTATCCCAAGATGCGACCATGCAACGTCGAATGAGTGCTACGCTAGAAAAATTCGCACCTCAAACAACAATTATTAATTATGCCAGTTATACAATCCAGACAAAAATTGAAAATAAACAATTACAATTTGACCAATCTCTTTTAGGTATGTGGGAAATGGAGCAATACATTACATTGTTATTAGGTGAAATTAGTAGATTGCAAAATACACCATCTGGCTATGGACCTTTAGGCAAAGATTTTATTGCCCCTGTTTTTATACCAGAAGATGTACTGGCTGCTTTTCACCGGGTTGCACAAGCATTTCCTAATAAAATCCGCACGGCTAATTCTGCTTATGCTAAAGAATTAGCGGAATAAGCTTTAGCAAAAAACAGTAACTAAAACTATAACGCATCACTTCTATC
The DNA window shown above is from Enterococcus montenegrensis and carries:
- a CDS encoding cyclic nucleotide-binding domain-containing protein codes for the protein MKQLFDKSQLKEAIATNNLQDYLSTDLLSIATLCTFEKDEDLIQAGTASKYLYFLVEGSAMVYSFTYDTQNICINYCYEATIIGEASSLWETTPSSSVKAMTPCTCVCINLKQYRSILQNDLRFLKHTCQLLSYRLNTGINLANSLSEPVETRLARFILEHEKDELFSFQLNNCAAILNVSYRHLLRTMTNFKDQGILQKVRGGYRILKRSQLLALTA